One segment of Neoarius graeffei isolate fNeoGra1 chromosome 20, fNeoGra1.pri, whole genome shotgun sequence DNA contains the following:
- the si:dkey-16l2.16 gene encoding ras-related protein Rab-35 codes for MAGKDYNHLFKLLIIGDSNVGKSSLLLRFADNSFSGSYITTIGVDFKIRTVEIDGERVKLQIWDTAGQERFRTITSTYYRNTHGVIIVYDVTNPESFVNVKRWLNEISQNCDNVCKILVGNKNDDPSKKQVDTQDAQRFGETVGVRVFETSAKENINVEEMFMAFTYMVLQAKKRSQSRAEKEREREKDTVHINAQRDRDRRKRGKKCC; via the exons ATGGCGGGAAAGGACTACAATCATCTCTTCAAACTGCTCATCATCGGAGACTCCA ATGTTGGGAAAAGCAGTTTACTACTGAGATTTGCAGACAACTCCTTCTCTG GGAGCTACATAACCACTATAGGTGTGGACTTTAAAATCCGGACGGTGGAGATCGACGGGGAGAGAGTGAAACTCCAGATCTGGGACACAGCGGGACAGGAGAGGTTCAGAACTATCACCTCAAC GTATTACAGAAACACGCATGGGGTCATTATCGTGTATGATGTTACGAATCCCGAGTCGTTTGTGAACGTGAAGCGGTGGCTGAATGAAATCTCGCAGAACTGTGATAACGTGTGTAAAATATTAG ttgGGAATAAGAACGATGATCCGTCTAAGAAGCAGGTGGACACTCAGGACGCTCAGAGGTTTGGAGAGACTGTAGGAGTGCGAGTGTTCGAGACCAGCGCGAAAGAAAATATCAATGTGGAAGAG atgtTCATGGCGTTTACCTACATGGTGCTGCAGGCGAAGAAACGGAGTCAGAGTCGCGCGGAGaaagagcgggagagagagaaggacacaGTTCACATCAACGCTCAGCGCGACCGTGACCGgaggaagagaggaaaaaaatgctgCTGA